The Anastrepha ludens isolate Willacy chromosome 2, idAnaLude1.1, whole genome shotgun sequence genome contains a region encoding:
- the LOC128864436 gene encoding uncharacterized protein DDB_G0283357 isoform X1 yields the protein MSNFNYMDKVPVKIAESFKPPPRLYQLPQAVVHKLQLSVDHYNEAPQYCYDFQLERKVLAKIPEWRRMRQLEREARRERKERREQERLHEVEEKNKQMLGAVSYPSADDLYSSDSDSDGHKKNVLNSANASDGEPRLVLTTQVNSFDNILQPTIISRSNEKYRILNGTTVTDVQPHAKNGKYSGGAKEVNAFNYKDFEEDTSSPFDNVELKTINDLDILAQVLHNTQLHMQKTQIKDDAVNSSYKEQNEENKVDNIIAKLESKDNTQSVSVINENINVDYSKANLKDKMPEVVSLEILQNTKAALQRVDFGNLGHQSWLNENNPNTIITNNSMTSAASFIGDMPNCTSYDSFPNPSNSYGALYNDMSKSHLSKHYTNFNVHPRQVTSPSYGGNHNYLYAPPYNGIDSTHGSPRHLPHTSVATSTYVGNNANDYGMPTLASNGINSQQPQQFFAINDCNEFNSKSKSVPDILKELSDEVRNSEIRRSRYYSFNSEEGKQEQDKPDTDEEFVCGTDITPKQSPVKISKPLHEENCYAKLSPPAQRLATNISSMGFPLERVAKISQIFGTDDKKIVEHLIPLSELMDLGFDEVKISEALIKFDNNKEKALEYLIS from the exons ATGTCTAATTTTAATTACATGGACAAAGTTCCTGTTAAAATAGCAGAAAGTTTTAAGCCACCACCGAGATTATATCAACTGCCGCAAGCCGTAGTGCATAAATTGCAATTGTCAGTAGACCATTACAATGAAGCGCCACAATATTGCTATGATTTCCAGTTGGAACGAAAGGTGCTCGCTAAAATACCAGAATGGCGCCGTATGCGACAACTGGAGCGCGAGGCACGTCGAGAACGTAAGGAGCGACGAGAGCAAGAGCGTTTGcatgaagttgaagaaaaaaataaacaaatgctcGGAGCCGTAAGCTATCCCAGCGCAGATGATCTATACAGTTCGGATAGCGATTCAGATGGTCATAAGAAGAATGTGTTAAATTCTGCAAACGCATCTGATGGAGAGCCAAGATTGGTTTTAACGACGCAAGTCAATAGCTTTGACAACATACTGCAGCCAACAATTATATCTAGAAGTAATGAAAAATACAGAATATTAAATGGCACAACAGTTACGGATGTGCAACCACATGCTAAAAACGGAAAATATTCGGGCGGTGCCAAAGAAGTTAATGCTTTTAACTATAAAGATTTTGAAGAGGACACCTCATCACCTTTCGATAATGTTGAACTAAAAACCATTAATGATCTAGATATTTTAGCACAAGTGCTGCACAATACGCAGTTGCATATGCAAAAAACCCAAATTAAAGATGATGCGGTGAACAGTTCGTATAAAGAACAAAATGAGGAAAATAAAGTAGATAATATTATAGCCAAGCTAGAATCCAAAGATAATACTCAAAGTGTTAgtgttataaatgaaaatattaatgtagattattcaaaagcaaatttaaaagaCAAAATGCCAGAGGTAGTGAGTttagaaattttacaaaatactaAAGCAGCACTGCAAAGAGTTGACTTTGGAAATTTAGGCCACCAATCTTGGCTCAACGAAAATAATCCGAATACAATCATAACCAATAACAGTATGACTAGCGCTGCAAGCTTCATTGGCGACATGCCGAATTGTACATCATATGATTCATTTCCAAATCCATCAAATTCTTATGGTGCATTGTACAATGATATGTCAAAATCACATCTATCGAAACATTATACGAATTTCAATGTTCATCCAAGACAAGTCACGTCTCCATCATATGGTGGTAATCACAATTATTTATATGCACCCCCTTACAATGGCATTGATTCGACACATGGTAGTCCCAGACATTTACCGCACACTTCTGTCGCAACTTCTACATACGTGGGTAACAATGCAAATGACTACGGAATGCCGACATTGGCCAGCAACGGTATAAACTCGCAACAGCCACAACAATTTTTCGCCATTAATGATTGTAACGAATTTAATTCAAAGTCAAAAAGCGTGCCAGATATATTGAAGGAATTAAGCGATGAGGTACGAAATTCGGAAATCCGCAGATCACGTTACTACAGCTTCAATTCTGAAGAAGGCAAACAAGAACAAGATAAGCCCGATACGGATGAAG aATTTGTATGTGGCACAGATATTACGCCTAAGCAGTCACCAGTGAAAATATCCAAACCTTTACACGAGGAAAATTGTTATGCCAAATTGTCCCCACCTGCGCAGCGATTAGCTACAAATATCAGTTCAATGGGCTTCCCACTGGAGCGCGTTgcgaaaatttcacaaattttcggCACAGATGATAAGAAG
- the LOC128864436 gene encoding uncharacterized protein DDB_G0283357 isoform X2 codes for MSNFNYMDKVPVKIAESFKPPPRLYQLPQAVVHKLQLSVDHYNEAPQYCYDFQLERKVLAKIPEWRRMRQLEREARRERKERREQERLHEVEEKNKQMLGAVSYPSADDLYSSDSDSDGHKKNVLNSANASDGEPRLVLTTQVNSFDNILQPTIISRSNEKYRILNGTTVTDVQPHAKNGKYSGGAKEVNAFNYKDFEEDTSSPFDNVELKTINDLDILAQVLHNTQLHMQKTQIKDDAVNSSYKEQNEENKVDNIIAKLESKDNTQSVSVINENINVDYSKANLKDKMPEVVSLEILQNTKAALQRVDFGNLGHQSWLNENNPNTIITNNSMTSAASFIGDMPNCTSYDSFPNPSNSYGALYNDMSKSHLSKHYTNFNVHPRQVTSPSYGGNHNYLYAPPYNGIDSTHGSPRHLPHTSVATSTYVGNNANDYGMPTLASNGINSQQPQQFFAINDCNEFNSKSKSVPDILKELSDEVRNSEIRRSRYYSFNSEEGKQEQDKPDTDEDITPKQSPVKISKPLHEENCYAKLSPPAQRLATNISSMGFPLERVAKISQIFGTDDKKIVEHLIPLSELMDLGFDEVKISEALIKFDNNKEKALEYLIS; via the exons ATGTCTAATTTTAATTACATGGACAAAGTTCCTGTTAAAATAGCAGAAAGTTTTAAGCCACCACCGAGATTATATCAACTGCCGCAAGCCGTAGTGCATAAATTGCAATTGTCAGTAGACCATTACAATGAAGCGCCACAATATTGCTATGATTTCCAGTTGGAACGAAAGGTGCTCGCTAAAATACCAGAATGGCGCCGTATGCGACAACTGGAGCGCGAGGCACGTCGAGAACGTAAGGAGCGACGAGAGCAAGAGCGTTTGcatgaagttgaagaaaaaaataaacaaatgctcGGAGCCGTAAGCTATCCCAGCGCAGATGATCTATACAGTTCGGATAGCGATTCAGATGGTCATAAGAAGAATGTGTTAAATTCTGCAAACGCATCTGATGGAGAGCCAAGATTGGTTTTAACGACGCAAGTCAATAGCTTTGACAACATACTGCAGCCAACAATTATATCTAGAAGTAATGAAAAATACAGAATATTAAATGGCACAACAGTTACGGATGTGCAACCACATGCTAAAAACGGAAAATATTCGGGCGGTGCCAAAGAAGTTAATGCTTTTAACTATAAAGATTTTGAAGAGGACACCTCATCACCTTTCGATAATGTTGAACTAAAAACCATTAATGATCTAGATATTTTAGCACAAGTGCTGCACAATACGCAGTTGCATATGCAAAAAACCCAAATTAAAGATGATGCGGTGAACAGTTCGTATAAAGAACAAAATGAGGAAAATAAAGTAGATAATATTATAGCCAAGCTAGAATCCAAAGATAATACTCAAAGTGTTAgtgttataaatgaaaatattaatgtagattattcaaaagcaaatttaaaagaCAAAATGCCAGAGGTAGTGAGTttagaaattttacaaaatactaAAGCAGCACTGCAAAGAGTTGACTTTGGAAATTTAGGCCACCAATCTTGGCTCAACGAAAATAATCCGAATACAATCATAACCAATAACAGTATGACTAGCGCTGCAAGCTTCATTGGCGACATGCCGAATTGTACATCATATGATTCATTTCCAAATCCATCAAATTCTTATGGTGCATTGTACAATGATATGTCAAAATCACATCTATCGAAACATTATACGAATTTCAATGTTCATCCAAGACAAGTCACGTCTCCATCATATGGTGGTAATCACAATTATTTATATGCACCCCCTTACAATGGCATTGATTCGACACATGGTAGTCCCAGACATTTACCGCACACTTCTGTCGCAACTTCTACATACGTGGGTAACAATGCAAATGACTACGGAATGCCGACATTGGCCAGCAACGGTATAAACTCGCAACAGCCACAACAATTTTTCGCCATTAATGATTGTAACGAATTTAATTCAAAGTCAAAAAGCGTGCCAGATATATTGAAGGAATTAAGCGATGAGGTACGAAATTCGGAAATCCGCAGATCACGTTACTACAGCTTCAATTCTGAAGAAGGCAAACAAGAACAAGATAAGCCCGATACGGATGAAG ATATTACGCCTAAGCAGTCACCAGTGAAAATATCCAAACCTTTACACGAGGAAAATTGTTATGCCAAATTGTCCCCACCTGCGCAGCGATTAGCTACAAATATCAGTTCAATGGGCTTCCCACTGGAGCGCGTTgcgaaaatttcacaaattttcggCACAGATGATAAGAAG
- the LOC128864463 gene encoding KH domain-containing, RNA-binding, signal transduction-associated protein 2-like, whose protein sequence is MSEHSDEVSNIPKDGEIDGPRINNFAQKFLDELNEERERLSSEFPICALLMEEAIERVCTTGRIPGREYYADVYKQKPIKLVQKVFVPIKQYPKFNFTGKILGPKGNSLRRLQDETQCRIVIKGRNSIRDRAKEEEMRNSGDPRHAHLSKDLFVEISTVATPAEAYARVAYALAEIRKYLVPDKNDDVAQEQLRELMEIDPKSAKQFSKSIYDNKMATSGPSKYLNFVKQYAYQMDPKEEESEEEVYETRIPKRAVVPVYEYTKAKIAPSTLPYKRPPTAAIYGTQMKRFREAPVRPAIKPVAHGILKRYK, encoded by the exons ATGTCGGAACATTCAGATGAAGTTAGCAATATTCCAAAAGATGGGGAAATCGATGGACCGAGAATTAATAATTTCGctcaaaagtttttggatgaaTTGAACGAGGAACGTGAAAGGCTGAGCAGTGAATTTCCCATATGTGCGCTGCTTATGGAAGAAG CTATTGAACGGGTATGTACCACTGGGCGGATTCCTGGACGTGAATATTACGCCGATGTTTACAAACAGAAGCCCATAAAACTCGTCCAGAAGGTTTTTGTTCCAATAAAACAATATCCAAAA TTCAACTTTACGGGTAAAATATTGGGTCCTAAGGGTAATTCACTTCGCCGTTTGCAAGACGAAACCCAATGCCGCATTGTAATCAAGGGTCGGAATTCGATTCGTGATCGCGCTAAAGAGGAAGAAATGCGAAACTCTGGTGATCCACGACACGCACATTTAAGTAAAGATTTGTTTGTAGAGATAAGTACCGTGGCAACTCCCGCAGAGGCTTATGCACGTGTAGCGTATGCCCTGGCTGAAATACGAAAATATCTTGTTCCTGACAAGAACGACGACGTTGCTCAAGAGCAACTGCGTGAGCTTATGGAAATTGATCCAAAATcagcaaaacaattttcaaa ATCTATATATGACAACAAGATGGCAACCAGTGGCCCATCCAAGTACTTGAATTTTGTTAAGCAATATGCATACCAAATGGATCCTAA AGAAGAAGAATCAGAAGAGGAGGTGTATGAAACTCGCATTCCTAAACGTGCAGTTGTACCGGTTTATGAATATACTAAAG caaaaattgcTCCATCAACTTTGCCCTATAAACGTCCACCAACCGCCGCCATATATGGAACTCAAATGAAACGCTTCCGCGAAGCTCCGGTTAGACCAGCAATTAAACCAGTTGCACATGGAATATTAAagagatataaataa